In a genomic window of Carassius gibelio isolate Cgi1373 ecotype wild population from Czech Republic chromosome A3, carGib1.2-hapl.c, whole genome shotgun sequence:
- the LOC127941009 gene encoding uncharacterized protein LOC127941009: MNHLDPEDAIFLVDAFLDECKVDQHGQTKGGSKQSTKLCVWPDEDKDGQPLPKRCRAGEKRKRDSATVSSASVKSVSCAPSTSTTEDTVIIENFDSLIQDVRELLGSGDEQSFPTEWSNRQTTSLENWTVMRPFMVNNMLSSEKPKEGVCHHCGHKAAVVMCRDCLPRSLYCTACDLSTHEALVLHNRASMVEGFFRQLQPSTFVQQHEGGKFSYHEKDCMLPIVPPCCDCSTGQTSFSKGKPVILIGMNGRYNLFLPSVNCSCGKTLPVTISDLVESGYWPATVNFETLYMVDLFTTYEDLKITAPGMSRQAFVSMLECRTKLFGRSGKICGDTMQRAFLEWAYAKFEVDKLSQVQHFQCPACTPSMLAVAVDGNRKLYRFKSQPGPDGFFDGVFLANDADVSSFVDYIHETTGHNPGKGRCGAGQWTAARESANKSGSKLDEEGVEVAVCRHGVLLKGLNMFRGEIFAYPLYLQKQLASQTVQFFCSDVVCKYWPYLQKVVGHCPELEDLLNMRPFLSIMHAKAHSWMCELKWGGRNQEGAGTTIGEEVEQVNSFLSRAAICSKYMSKAVRTDMLTIQASGWNKRKAENLDRTLAKRYIKTVQRIAEATKDLEKLTTELSLQQDTVQQWVSDVQQWTSGATIQNDLQRTIEGLYLGIKQRKFQLYRQSGGNKRRHQLRRKIAVEKKALEVAINDHNATVGEVEKLPPPNELLAVDNYSWPWECHGDMERKKNVFDKVMLLARLKEEEFIVVREVKQHMEYMRSVAGLIEEFTFQLTEDITGKCSTEGLMEKGREGLLCVLKRRLREVEAQLAKARTTYKCILGLQTLPLDDFSEEEDSENTSSTDEELGE, translated from the exons ATGAATCACCTTGACCCCGAAGATGCCATATTCCTGGTTGATGCATTCCTGGATGAGTGCAAG GTGGATCAGCATGGACAAACTAAAGGAGGTTCAAAACAATCCACAAAGTTGTGTGTTTGGCCTGATGAGGACAAAGATGGTCAACCTCTGCCAAAAAGATGTAGAGCTGGAGAGAAACGAAAGCGAGATTCAGCTACTG tTTCTTCAGCAAGCGTTAAAAGCGTGTCCTGTGCTCCGTCTACCAGCACAACTGAAGACACAGTGATCATCGAAAATTTTG aCTCCCTCATTCAAGATGTCCGAGAACTCTTGGGAAGTGGTGATGAACAGTCTTTCCCCACAGAGTGGAGTAACAGGCAAACTACCTCTCTGGAGAATTGGACAGTAATGAGGCCCTTCATGGTGAACAATATGTTGTCATCTGAGAAGCCCAAGGAGGGGGTTTGCCATCACTGTGGACACAAGGCTGCAGTAGTGATGTGTAGGGACTGTTTACCACGATCACTCTACTGCACAGCCTGTGACCTTTCCACACATGAGGCCCTGGTGCTTCATAACAGAGCATCCATGGTGGAGGGGTTCTTCAGACAACTGCAGCCATCCACTTTTGTTCAGCAGCACGAGGGAGGGAAATTCTCCTATCATGAAAAAG ATTGCATGTTACCAATCGTTCCTCCCTGCTGCGACTGCTCCACTGGGCAAACAAGCTTTTCCAAGGGAAAGCCAGTTATTTTAATTGGAATGAAtg GAAGATACAACCTCTTCCTTCCATCAGTAAACTGCTCCTGTGGAAAAACCTTGCCAGTGACCATAAGTGATCTGGTTGAAAGTGGTTACTGGCCAGCCACTGTCAATTTTGAGACCTTGTACATGGTGGACTTGTTCACCACGTATGAGGATCTAAAAATCACTGCCCCAGGGATGTCCAGACAAGCTTTTGTCAGCATGCTCGAGTGTCGTACAAAACTCTTCGGGCGA AGTGGTAAGATTTGTGGGGACACAATGCAGAGGGCCTTCCTCGAATGGGCCTATGCCAAATTTGAGGTTGACAAGCTGTCTCAGGTCCAGCATTTTCAGTGCCCTGCATGCACACCATCCATGTTGGCAGTTGCAGTGGATGGGAACCGCAAATTATATCGTTTCAAAAGCCAACCAGG ACCTGATGGGTTTTTTGATGGAGTCTTTTTGGCCAATGATGCTGATGTGTCCTCCTTTGTTGATTACATCCATGAAACAACTGGACAT AATCCAGGGAAAGGGAGATGTGGTGCGGGTCAGTGGACCGCAGCACGAGAGTCTGCCAACAAGTCTGGAAGCAAACTAGACGAGGAAGGTGTTGAAGTTGCTGTCTGCCGTCATGGGGTTTTGCTCAAGGGACTGAATATGTTCCGTGGAGAAATATTTGCATACCCATTATATCTCCAGAAACAGCTAGCTTCACAGACCGTCCAGTTTTTTTGCTCTGATGTGGTCTGCAAATATTGGCCATATCTGCAGAAAGTTGTGGGCCACTGTCCAGAGTTGGAGGACTTGCTGAACATGCGCCCATTTCTCTCCATCATGCATGCAAAAGCGCATTCATGGATGTGTGAG TTAAAATGGGGGGGACGCAATCAAGAAGGAGCTGGAACAACAATCGGGGAGGAGGTTGAACAGGTTAACAGCTTCCTCTCTCGAGCAGCCATATGTTCCAAGTACATGTCAAAAGCCG TTCGCACAGACATGCTAACTATCCAGGCAAGTGGCTGGAACAAGCGAAAGGCAGAAAACCTTGACCGGACACTGGCCAAAAGATACATCAAG ACTGTACAAAGGATTGCAGAGGCAACAAAGGACCTGGAGAAACTCACAACTGAGTTATCTCTACAGCAAGACACAGTCCAGCAGTGGGTGTCTGATGTGCAGCAGTGGACCTCAG GAGCAACAATCCAAAATGACCTGCAGAGGACCATCGAGGGGCTATATTTGGGCATCAAACAGCGAAAATTTCAGCTGTATCGTCAGTCTG GTGGGAACAAGCGAAGGCATCAACTGAGAAGAAAGATTGCTGTTGAGAAGAAAGCCTTGGAAGTTGCCATCAATGACCACAATGCTACTGTGGGGGAAGTTGAAAAACTGCCTCCTCCCAATGAACTCCTGGCTGTGGACAACTACTCCTGGCCATGGGAAT GTCATGGTGATATGGagcgaaaaaaaaatgtttttgacaagGTAATGCTGCTGGCTAGActaaaagaagaagaatttaTTGTGGTTCGCGAAGTCAAGCAGCACATGGAGTACATGAGGAGTGTTGCTGGACTGATCGAAGAGTTTACCTTTCAGCTGACTGAAGACATCACTGGGAAAT GCAGTACAGAGGGCTTAATGGAGAAAGGACGTGAAGGACTACTCTGTGTGCTGAAGAGAAGATTGCGTGAAGTTGAAGCACAACTGGCTAAAGCACGCACAACATACAAATGTATTCTTGGACTGCAAACATTGCCCTTAGATGACTTTTCTGAAGAGGAAGACTCAGAGAATACTTCCTCAACTGATGAGGAACTGGGAGAGTAG